The Arachis duranensis cultivar V14167 chromosome 9, aradu.V14167.gnm2.J7QH, whole genome shotgun sequence genomic sequence ACCGACGTATTGAGATATAACCAATAGTATATCCATTACATTTTCACGGAACAACAGTTCCAAAAACTTATCTCTCACTGATAAGAACTCAGTAGCAAATCCCGCTGAACTCTGTTGCAATGGGATTTCCTGTACAGCCAGGATATTTCTAAATAATGTTAGCAGTAGCTGTACCAATTTCCAATCATCCTCAGTGAATGCATCACTGTAAAACAgaacaaataaataagagaTATGCCAACACAAACTACAGGTTCCCAATTCCTTCCCTTCTAATGATTTTCAACAATAGTTACAATATAAAGCTTACTGTTCCAAATTCTCGAGTGGTCTTTCTAGAAATGACACTACCACAGCAACTACATCACTACTCGTCAGTGCAGACTTCAATCCCCACAGATACTCAAGCTGCTGCTGAATATCCGTGGAACCTGGTTCTATTGGCATTGTAAGGAACACCAAAACCTTCActgaaataaatatatatatatatatagaaaaggCCATCAACAACCAAAAATCAATCAAACCCACAACAATCAGCATCATTCATGCAAATTCAAATAAGTAAAAACAAAGCTAACCTGCATTCAAAAGCAAATTTCGATCCTCCTGGTAGTACTCAATGATCGGAATCAAATCCTTGGAAACCTTGTTCCATTTGCACACCTGCTTGAACGCGTCACGGGTTTGTGGGTCGTCGCGCCGCAGAAACCTCAGCAAGTCTTTCAGGTTATCTGGAAAGTCGGTACCGATAATTGACCCATTAGGAACCGAGAAACCTTCACCGAATTGAATTTAGAGAACAAAAATGGCAAATGGGTGAAATTAATACCGAGGCAGTATTCTCCCTTGACGTAGCCTATACGGTTGCCTTGGTCATCCTCCTCGACGGTGCCTAGGGAGGCGCAGATTAGGGATAATCCTTCCATATCCATGGTGTTTGCTGATGTTGCTCAGGACTAGGGTATTGTTGGAATCAGAATAAGATTCTGCGGAATTTTTAGGTTGAAGGTTGCAGAGTGGGTTATTTGGAGATCTGAGTGTGCGTGAGCTGAATTGAAGAGGCGGAAAGTTTTCCCGCGCTTTTGAGGGCGCGCACTAGAAACGACACCGTTTAACCTTTATTGATttgtcaaataaataataaatatattcataATTTGGTAAAGAAAACgatatatttataatagaaaaatattagacaaccactaaaatttattatttttagttagtagttaataaatttaaaagtgtgaactaaaaatatattattaaattattagattaaaaaaattaattaataattaaaaataataataaaaaataataaatttaatttttataccatattaatataaaataatttcccacaaaaattaattatgtattgtcaaattataaaaaataattaatttttaaatttaccaattaaaaaattatgtaaacaCATAATTCAGTCAAATCTGACTGAATGATTACGTAAAATTCTGTACGTTATCAAAATTGAACTTTATTTTAAAGGTTAAGGCATACTATTTTCAAGAAAAAGGTTGAGTAATTGTTCATTGTCAAAACTTAAAATTGATAGTAGAATTGAACTTTatagaaagaaaattattagaaaaaaaacgttatgaatatttgtaaaattttttgaaaatattaaagacaagaaataaactttattcttttataattcTATCAAAAGCGATTTTATTTACACATATAGTTAAAGATGAAAAATGGATATCTAAGTGTATATTGCTAAATTAatgtttagaaaaatatataatgttatcatatttctttaatgtttttatctttatttaccCATTGCTCACATGCTAATTTTAGACATGTTATATTATACATAcgcatttctttttcttttggtttggaaaatttcaaaaaaaaaatttagtttttgattatgaaaaataataatattaatatctggtataatttttaagattaaattataattttttaagaagttatttaaaggtttataaaaaattaaaaaataacttttttatagtaaaattttttttattatatttcttttaaaataaacacttttaaaactaaaaaactaaaaacaaaattaattccTATGGCTCCTTCTTTtactgttttcttcttcttactctatttaaaaatttgtacattttaaaataaattttttatatttcttaattaaaatttgtgtactttttaatgaaattcttattttttaagaaaaagagtaCATACTTATTTTTGTTCTCAAAAATTTTAGACCAGACTTAATTAGTCTCTAACAATTAACTCCGTCAGACACTTAAATTCTTTGTTCCGTCAACTCTAACACAGGACAAAATAATCTCTGAACCTCTCCGTTCAGAAATGACACCGTTCTACCCCAATTTTCATATTATCTTGTATAGCCTTAACATTAATACTCTCATTCACCTTCACagatttcttcttcattttctcctTCCTCCTCTTCAACTCCAAAATCAAGCCATGGTATAACTGCCACCCGTGTCACACTTATCTCAACATGTCATGGACCACACACTTTTCAAATATCTGTGACTAGTATACCCACCTCTTCCCCCACTTCGCCCACCAAAAGCATACACCTCCACATCCTCGATAACAGCATCATTTCCAATTCCTACAGCGTCAACCACATCCTCAAGATAAGTTTTACAACTACTTTAAGGGCACGTCTTTCTCCACTATTTATCAAGCAATATACGGGTGTATTTGTCAAACACGTTATAGATGATAAAAGTACATTTGAGAGTTTTAAACGCTGTTCTTTGATATTTGGCAACTTTTTTTTCTGAATGCAAACGTAATTTTGCATCCCAAAAGTCTGTTCACTTGAAGCAAAAAATTATAGCTTCTGCATTCAGTCACTCAATGTACGTTTAGATTTGTTACTAATCATTATTGGTTTTCTCCATAATTTTTTCTAAACAAACGTATACTGAGAGTATTAATTGTCTTCTAATTtttgtgcattatttattattttaattttataaataaatattaatttttattataatagtaaaaaattataatatattaacatAGAGTACTatacaaaaatactatataaagaaatactaaaaaatatcaaaaagattAAAtctacttaaaaaataatattataatttaatattatatttttttagtaattaattaattatttatttaaaaataattttatctaatactattcaaacaacatttattttatcaaaattaattttagtaaaacttgccaaacataaatcatattGGCACAAACTCACTTCTATCCAAAATCATTTTCATTCAAACTCTAATTTAGCCAACGtcagtccaaacacacactaGATAGTTGGACACTAGGGTATCACGAGAAGATTATCCTTCGACATCATATGTAAATTCTCATTTAGAATGGACCCCAATTGCTTCATTCATTCTCTCCCCAGGTCCAAGCTGGTAGACAGCTTCCACCTTGCATCCAAGCTATCAGTATAGCAAGCAATGTCACCGTCACTGCTCATATGGAAACTGAAGCAATTACTGAACATtaatttggagaagaagataaaGGAAGTGATCGGAGTGGTGGACAATGTGGCCATGGAAATAATAGGGCATAGGAGGAGGGAGATGGCGACGACAACGACGAGTCTTAACAAATCGGACTTGCTGTCTAGATTCATGGGATCCATCGAAGACAATAAGTACTTGGGAGATATAGTCATTAATTTCCTGACTATGAATTGGTTGAAAATAAGTTGAGGATttttcttcttatgaacattgaAGTTGCAAAATGTGCACATGTAGCTTGAAGTTGCAATGTTAGACTGTTagggttatgcgagatatgatggaAATTGAGAGAGAACAGTGTTGTTTTTGCACAGAGGTTGCCAGGAACCATTTTGTCTTCTGTTAGAGACTTAGAGTTGTCAAGCCATCAATGATCATTTTATCCTCCATTAGAGTTGACGGAATAAAAAacctaagtgactgacggaGTTAATTGTTATGGACcaataaagtaattaattttagtcaGAGACTAAAGTATCTGGTCCAAAATTCTGTGAGGACCAAAATTGATATATactcttaaaaataatataaaattttaactaaattaagacTAAAtgttagagaaaaaaataatttttaatttcaaatcactATTTATGACATATAATTCTACAAATATTTATACGTCATCTTGTAAgactcaaaataaaattaaaattaaaattagcattAAAGATAAACATTATAATGTTAAATTGAAAtatcaaatcaatttttataatatatgatCCGACAAATACTTATATAACATTGGGTGAAatccaaaataaatttaaactaaaattagtattgaaaatattcttttattattcaactaaaaaaataccCACAATTCAAAACAATCTAtgtgttatttattttaaagttattGAATTTATGTGTTTCTCAACTAAAACTTATATGTTATTCTTGTGTCATTCAATTAAAACATCTTTCCCAATTCAAATAATTTATGTGTTATGcaattaaaatttatgtgttttaCTTTTACAACTAAAAGTGtgatattttacttttactattcAACAAAAAATCtgcaaactaaaaaaaagttaCGTGTTTCTCAACAAAATTTTCTCATTGAATACTTGAACCATAGTAAATACGCTCAAGTTTCTTTAACGTttcaatctaaaaattttaacttatGCGTTGCGTTAGCTCCTTAGACTATTAGTtgagaaaattttatttcttttttattaattctatcctttattctcttttcttttttataagtaataaaaaattataatactaaataatattaattaaaagaataatgagagtactataaaaaaaaattatgatttttttgttttgctttgtaatattattgtaatttttataaaatctagTCATTTGATCACTTCTATATGAATCTAATCAAATGACGCCATAAATCTCAAAAAACTTCCATATCGTTTTTGTTGAGATTCCATAGCATAAGGATGAAGAGATCTTGAGTTGGGCGTATAATTTTATAAGGATAAAAGACAAATAAGTCCCTAAACTTTTAAATCGTGGACTTTTAACTTTCTCAGgattgaaaaatacaaaacgaCCCCTGACTAATCAAAACGCCGTATAAACGGGTCCTCCCGTTTAATTTGGTCCCCAACACGTAACGGATTCTGTTTACTTAGCGCCTATGTGGCGTGGAAATGTGCACGTGTCTTCAGGATGGTGTGAACGGAGCTGACGTGGTCACGTGGAGAAAGTAATGGGACATTGTAGTCCTTGGGCACTCGGACGACGTCGTTTCTGGTTAATGTTTTGCAGTGGTGACTGTGACTTATGAGATATGCCAGTGCTGCCCATATCAGTGACAAACAATTACAAGAAGTCCTAGCACTACTAaccttttccctccaaaaaatATAACGCTTCGTCTCCGTCTTGTCGTCGTTATTGTTCCGTGAAAGAGTTCCATATTGAAGCTCCGTGGTCATACCTGCGTCTGCCGTAGATAGTGGTAAGTACATTGATGTTCAAAATTATTCTGCTTATGTACGTTATTTGCTATCAATGTTATAGGATGGGACTAATAGGTATTGTAAGTGATTATCATAGGTAATTAGTTGTGGGGTTAGTCATTTGCCATGTGTTGTTTAGAGAGATTTTGGAGATTTAGATAATAAAGGGTggttttgtgttttgttgtggattgaaaaattttgCAGATGGTTGATGTATTTGGTGTTCCCGTGTTTCATCATAGGGGTAACTTTTCACGGGCACCTACCGGTGAGTTAGTGTATCTGCATCGTCAAGTTGAGAAGTTTTCTCCGATGGACTTGGATTTTGTCAATTTCGACGATCTGGTCATGATGTTCAAAGGACTGGGATATCAATCCTATAAGGAAGCTTACTGGTATGATCCAAAAGGCAAAGATATGGAGTCAGGGTTGCATGTATTGAGGGGGGATGTAGGGATCAACTAAATGCGACAGGCTAAGTTGAGAAACAAAGATACTGAagagtttttcattttttttaccatCCTGTTAACCAACCTGAGATTGCAGATgatgattttgagaaaaatgatGAGTTTGAGGAAGAAGTCGATCCGAATGACTTTGAGAATTTGGATGGCTCGTCTACCGACGATGATAACACTGATAGTGATGAAAATGAGCTGTATAAACCACCACCAGTTGGTTATGAAAGTGGGAGTGATAGTGGTGAAGATGATGAGGGCAGAAGGGTTAGAGCTGCCAAAGGGAAGAGGAAACAAGTGTCTCCATCGTCGAGAAAAGGGGTTGATCCCAATGAGAAGCCAAAAAAATAAGCAACACATGAGTTTAAAAGGCAGAGATTTAAAGCAAGAAGGGTGGGCCTAGCTGGTGAAGGTTCCTCAAGGTTTACTGAGCCTGCTAAACTGCCCAGCACAAGTAGGCCGGGAAGACAGCCTAACAGATCTAGGCCTGCTAGGGAGCCCAGCATGAGGCCAGCCATTGCAGATTATGTCAGTGATGTAGACACTGATGATGAAGACATTGTGTTTGAGTACGAGTCTGAAGAGCTGCATACCCCTGTCTCATCAGCGGATGAAGGGAAGAAACCACACTGGCCTGAGTTTGATGAACAATATGGCTTTGGAGAAGGCAGGTTTGAGCTAGGCACAAGATTTGCTACAATAGAGAGGTTCAAGGAAGTTGTGAAGGATTCATTTATTACTGAGAAGAGGGAGTTGGTCTGGATTAAAAATGATAAGGAAAGGGTTAGAGTTGGCTGCAAGGATGAGGATTGTCCCTAGATTGCTCATCTATCATACAATAAATAGCTGTAGTATTTCCAAGTGAAAACCTATAGGAGTGAACATACATGCACAAGAGATCTGGGAAGCAATGTGGCTGACCAACACTGGATCAGCAAAAAAGTGGAGAAAAGGATGACCACCCATTCCCATATGAATACACATGAGGccattgattttttaaaagaagagtttgatcTAGTACTACACCCTAAAATGATTTACAGATCTGTGAGGGAAGCCAAAGACAGGATCATGGGAAATGAGATAGAACAGTATGGGAAGCTTAGAGACTATCTAATGGAGATACATATAAGCAATCCAAGGTCTACTGCCTTGTTGCACGTTATTCCCCAGCCACAAGCACCCCCAACATtcgacaaaatatatatatgtttcgATGCCTGCAATAGGGGATTTAAGAGTGGATGCAGGTCGTTGATTCACTTGGATGGAGCATTCCTCAAGACTTATCATGGGGGCCAATTGCTGTCTGCTATGGCACAGGATGCTAATAACCAATTTTATGTGATTGCATTTACTGTGGCAAGGTCTGAATCGAAAGAGTCATGGAAGTGGTTTCTGACCCTATTACAAGAGGACATTGGAGATGTGCAACAACATGGTTGGAATTTTATGTCCGACCAGCAAAAAGTTAGTAAGTCAATTTCTCTACCTAATTTAAGTACATATCATGCAAAATGATGAAAGTCCTTATTGAACCATTCTGTTTTAGGGACTGATGCCTGCATTGAAAAAGATAATGCCGAATGCACATGTGCGCAATTGTGTCATGCACATGTGGAAGAATTTCATCAACCACTTTAAAGACTTATATATCAGAGAAATTGTGTGGGATTGTGCAAAATGCACAACTGTGGCTGAGTTCAAGACAACAATGAAGAGGCTGAAGGAAGTTAATCAGGATGCCTGGTCATACCTAAtgaaatttgaacaaaaaacaTGGGTAAGGGCCTACTTCATTCATGGTCCAAAATTGGACAACCTGACTAACAATATGTGCGAGTCTTTCAACTCCAAGATCACCAAGTACAGGTGCAAGCCTATACTCATAATGTGCGAAGAAGTGCACTGCTACCTCATAAGGCGTATGGTTCAGCACAAGAGACTGATAGATTGCCATCACGAAAAGCTTGCACCGGTTTAGGAGAAAAGGTTGAAGCGGCTTGTTAAGCCAAGTAACAAATGGACTGCGGAGTGGATTGGTGATAACGAGTATAAGCGATTTGAGGTCACATACAAGGGATCTAAGTTGGATGTGGACCTGATTAAACATACATGTACATGTAACAGATGGCAATTAACTGGTCAGTGTGTAATTATATGTCTCTACATGTCTCTTGTTGGATTTGCCTGCCTGCTGCTGTAATTATATTTTGCTAGTTGTTTCTTGTTGGATTTGCCTGCCTGCTGCTGCTGTTTCCTTACTTGCATATGTCCAATTGTTATCCTTAATTTGTATATGTCTAAGTTGTATATGTCTAATTGTTATCCTTAACTTATTGGATTTTATGGGAAAGGGATGTCGTGCACTCATGCAGTTGCAGCAATCAGAAAAAGACATGATAACATGGAAGATTATGTGCATCCATGGTTATGCATGGAATCACTGAAGAAGACTTACGAGCACTTCATACAACCTGTTATTAGTGAAGAGTTTTGGATACGCTCTGATCAAACTAGGCCTGCTACACCTGTCATTAAGCGGCCAATTGGTCGTCCAAAGGTACATAACAGGCAGAAAGACCCAGCAGAAACTATTATCGAAGGTGAAAAACTGAGGAGAAGTTTCTATGTGACCTGCAGTAAGTGTGGTCAAACAGGGCACAATTATAAGACTTGCAAGGGTGCACCATCCAACCCAAATTGGAAACCTAAAACTAGGAAACCAAAGAAGAAGACCCAAGACAACCTTTCTCTTGTGGTTATACCACTGTCACAATCAGCACCTGAGGCAGAGATACTTGACTGGACGAAGGATCTTTATGTCCCCCCGATAAAATGTTTAAGGATTTAGTTGTCTATTTTAAAAGTGTTACAGGAcctatttgtattttttaaatttgcctCATGGCTTTATTGCCTTTCTTTATATCAGGGTGAGGAGCATAACTCATCTACTTCAACCAACCAGAACCATTCTACCACTTCCACAACTCCAGATGTGGCCCAGCAACAACCAGCTCCACAAATTGCATCTGTGACCACTACTGCAGTCCCTGCAAGACAAGGTCAAGTTCCATTCAAACCTCTAGCCACAGTTTCAGCAAGGCCATCTAACAAAACATGCAGACCGAAACAACCAATTAGAAGGAAGGGTGATGGCAAACAACAGATTCAGAAATTACAACAACCAAGTGTGGAAGTAGTTGAAGGACCATCTGATGAGACTCTGGCTGCAGTAAGCAGTGGAACTAAAAGGATGTTTCACTTCATCCCCACCCCAAGAGTCAACAATTCCAAAAAATGATGTTGATATTTCATGAATCTGATGTAAAATTTGGATCAAACTTGTTTTCATTTGTTATGCGTTGTAGTATCTTTTCGGCAAAACTATAATGCTAAGGTTGTGAGCTGTTATGAGACTGCATATCATGTTTTGTTAGGATTATAATCCTTCGAACTTATACTTTGGTTCAATGTTAAATGATCCATACTATTTAATGTCTTTTTCATTCTAATCTCATCAACATGATATTACATATATCCACCCAACTACAAGATGTTACAGCAACAGcatatcatcattcatcaaaggataatttaatataacacTTGTGTTCCAAAAGCATAATTTAAACTGCTTTTTCACTTTTCAGCCAAGTTTGGCAACAATAGAACCCAAAATTACACTAACCACAACAACAATAAGCAAATACAAATTAACATTTTTCTTCCTCTCTAGATGCAACAGCTTCTTCTCCAAATCAGTGAGTCTCTGTTCCACTACCTTCTTCCCAAGATACACTTTTAGATCATCAACCTCGTTCTCAGTCATAAACTTGTCCAGAACTCTTACTGTTGAAACATGGTCATCCAGCCATAAGAAGAACTTGCAGTGACTGGAATTTTTCAGCTGCATATTCATCATGGcaaaacaaaaaatcaccaACTTATAATCAAAATAAGTTCTTCTCACGCCCGTataatcaaaatcaatcaaataaaaCCACCAACTTACCTTAAAAAATGGACATCCAAAGAACAATCTATTGGGGTTCGTCGTCGTCCTCGATTTGTACAATATGATGTACACTCCACATTTACACGTCGGAGCAATGTCGTCTTTCTCCTCTGCAGCTTCAACGCATTTCACGGTCGACGGTAGTGGAACGCGTCTTGCGGTGGATGAAGCTCCATCGCTGGCCATTTAACACTACGCAGTACCACCCTCCCCCCAACCTTTCACAGAAATCACAACGGCTATGGCGACAGGATTCCATTTGAAGACATAGGGCACACAACAAAAACGATGTCGTCCGAGTGCCCAAGGACTACAATGTCCCATTACTTTCTCCACGTGACCACGTCAGTCCCGTTCACACCATCCTGAAGAGACGTGCACATTTCCATGCCACATAAGTGCCAGGTAAACAGAATCCGTTATGTGTTGGGGACCAAATTGAACGGGAGGACTCATTTGTACGGCGTTTTGATTAGTCAATGGTTGTTTTGTATTTTCCAATCCTGAGGGAGTTAAAAGTCCACGATTTAAAAGTGcggggacctatttgtcctttacCCGTTTTATAATTGATGTCCTTATATATTATgtccattattgttattttttataatatgaattgttgtttttattaagtagaacaaattaaacaaaaaattaaccataaaaaataatagtgaaAAATTATAGAATACTAGAAAAGAGTATTaagaatattagaaaaaatactatataaaaaatatactagaaaaaatatcaaaaaatttaaacatatttaaaaagataatactATATAATTCAAAGTcatgtcctttttaataattatctatttaaaagtgattttaactaacattatccaaacaatattcattctatcaaaatcaattttgtaTATAGTTATTGTTTGGTAGTTTGTTGGATCAATGGAGGCGAGAATCAAAACCCGAACGCGAGAATTGAGGTGAGGTGAGGTGTGTTGTCAGTAGTTGTCGGTGGGTCGGCGGATGGAGTAGATCCCTCTCCTTTA encodes the following:
- the LOC127741473 gene encoding uncharacterized protein LOC127741473; protein product: MASDGASSTARRVPLPSTVKCVEAAEEKDDIAPTCKCGVYIILYKSRTTTNPNRLFFGCPFFKLKNSSHCKFFLWLDDHVSTVRVLDKFMTENEVDDLKVYLGKKVVEQRLTDLEKKLLHLERKKNVNLYLLIVVVVSVILGSIVAKLG